GCGCGGCTCGATCTCCGCCGAGCACGGCGTCGGCCAGCAGAAGCGCGAAGCGATCAAGGCGCGGAAATCCCCGGTGGAGATGGAGTTGATGCAGCGCGTAAAGGACGCGCTCGACCCGCAGGGGATCATGAATCCGGGCAAGGTGCTGTAGAGGGCAATGCTGCCAATATTGGGGTAAAGGCCGCTTCTGTATTGACTGTCCGGTTAAATTGCTGCCATACCGCTCTGCGCTAATCATCGCCGCCATAACCGGCAAGATCGACCTCCACGGCACCATCGCAGATAATGCGCCGTCAGCCCTAGACCTACCGCGACCCAGGAAATGGCCGAGCAAAGCATCAGCATCAATCCGGAACTGATTCGCTGGGCGGTCGCGCGCTCCGGGCGCAGCGCGGCCACGCT
The nucleotide sequence above comes from Planctomycetia bacterium. Encoded proteins:
- a CDS encoding FAD-linked oxidase C-terminal domain-containing protein, producing the protein RGSISAEHGVGQQKREAIKARKSPVEMELMQRVKDALDPQGIMNPGKVL